One Castanea sativa cultivar Marrone di Chiusa Pesio chromosome 4, ASM4071231v1 DNA window includes the following coding sequences:
- the LOC142633132 gene encoding putative uridine nucleosidase 2, producing the protein MAAQPKKIIIDTDPGIDDAMAIFVALRSPEVEVIGLTTIYGNVYTTLATRNALHLLEVAGRTDIPVAEGSHVSITNGTKLRIAGFVHGADGLGNQNFPPPKGKPIEQSAADFLIEQAKLYPGKVTVVALGPLTNIALAIQRDPAFSKNIGQIVLLGGAFLVNGNVNPASEANIFGDPDAADIVFTSGADVVAVGINVTHQVVFTDADREKLSRSDGKFAQYLCKILDVYFSYHHDAYNIKGVYLHDPATMLAAVDPSLMTYTEGVVRVQTSGITKGLTILYNKQKRFGEVTEWTDKPTVKVAVTADAPALVKLVMERLMDS; encoded by the exons ATGGCAGCTCAGCCAAAGAAGATCATCATTGATACAGACCCTGGTATTG ATGATGCCATGGCAATTTTTGTGGCATTACGGTCACCAGAGGTGGAGGTGATTGGACTTACAACTATATATGGGAATGTTTATACAACCCTGGCCACAAGAAATGCGTTGCATTTG CTTGAAGTTGCAGGAAGGACAGATATCCCAGTGGCTGAAGGATCTCATGTCTCAATCACT AATGGCACAAAACTGCGCATTGCTGGTTTCGTCCATGGTGCAGATGGACTTGGCAACCAAAATTTCCCTCCACCAAAAGGAAAGCCAATTGAACAGTCAGCAGCTGATTTTCTCATTGAGCAAGCAAAACTTTATCCAGGAAAAGTCACGGTTGTGGCACTAGGCCCACTTACAAATATTGCACTG GCTATCCAACGAGATCCTGCATTTTCAAAGAACATTGGGCAGATTGTTCTTCTTGGTGGTGCTTTTTTAGTAAATGGGAATGTGAATCCCGCATCAGAAGCCAAT ATTTTTGGCGATCCAGATGCTGCAGATATTGTATTCACAAGTGGAGCAGATGTAGTGGCTGTGGGCATAAATGTTACTCATCAAGTTGTCTTCACAG ATGCTGATAGAGAGAAGTTGTCAAGGTCAGATGGAAAATTTGCTCAGTACTTGTGCAAAATCTTAGACGTGTATTTTTCATATCACCACGATGCATACAACATAAAAG GAGTTTATCTTCATGATCCAGCAACCATGCTTGCAGCTGTTGATCCTTCACTTATGACTTACACAGAGGGTGTGGTTAGAGTCCAGACAAGTGGCATCACTAAGGGACTAACAATATTATACAATAAACAGAAGAG GTTTGGCGAAGTCACTGAATGGACTGATAAACCAACAGTGAAGGTTGCAGTCACTGCTGATGCTCCCGCTCTAGTGAAATTGGTCATGGAACGCCTTATGGACTCCTGA